The following coding sequences are from one Methanofollis sp. window:
- a CDS encoding CDP-alcohol phosphatidyltransferase family protein codes for MTLDRFRPYVAGLLTPAIGVARALRLTPNFFSVGALLAAFAAGLAFYEGMLAAAIVLVAVNAIFDALDGALARELAIASLRGDFIDHVSDRYADIVIITGIFAGGAASWEIGVFALTGVLMSSYMGTQAQALGVGRYYGGVLGRADRLVLLMIAGVLDLFLGTTVYGLPYLGWLLVFFGIFGHYTAIQRIAYIWKRI; via the coding sequence ATGACCCTCGACCGCTTCCGCCCCTATGTCGCAGGCCTCCTGACCCCGGCGATCGGCGTTGCCAGGGCCCTCCGCCTGACGCCGAACTTCTTCTCTGTCGGCGCTCTCCTCGCCGCCTTTGCGGCCGGCCTCGCCTTTTATGAAGGGATGCTCGCCGCCGCCATCGTCCTCGTGGCGGTCAATGCCATCTTTGACGCGCTGGACGGCGCCCTCGCCCGCGAACTTGCCATCGCAAGCCTGCGCGGCGACTTCATCGACCATGTCTCGGATCGCTACGCAGACATTGTCATCATCACCGGCATCTTTGCAGGGGGTGCGGCTTCGTGGGAGATCGGGGTCTTTGCCCTCACGGGCGTCCTGATGTCCTCGTACATGGGCACGCAGGCACAGGCCCTCGGTGTCGGCCGCTACTACGGCGGCGTCCTCGGCCGTGCCGACAGACTTGTCCTCCTCATGATCGCCGGCGTCCTCGACCTCTTCCTCGGGACGACGGTCTATGGCCTCCCGTACCTCGGCTGGCTCCTGGTCTTCTTCGGGATCTTCGGCCACTATACCGCCATCCAGAGGATTGCGTATATCTGGAAGAGGATCTGA
- a CDS encoding adenylate kinase family protein encodes MMIGITGTPGTGKSTIAGILERRGHVVVRAGETVGPFVLGDDPARDTKIVDEEAWAAAFTPIDGFVEGHLAHLLPCDRIIVLRCRPDVLEARLVARGYAEAKVRENAEAEALDVILVETLENFERNVVLEIDTTTTGPEEAADLIAGFAAGTVPPSSGSFDWSAYLLEGL; translated from the coding sequence ATGATGATCGGCATCACCGGTACGCCGGGCACGGGAAAGAGCACCATCGCCGGGATCCTTGAGCGGCGCGGCCATGTGGTCGTCAGGGCTGGCGAGACGGTCGGGCCGTTTGTCCTTGGCGACGACCCTGCACGCGATACGAAGATCGTGGACGAGGAAGCATGGGCGGCCGCGTTCACCCCGATAGACGGTTTTGTCGAGGGGCACCTTGCCCACCTCCTCCCCTGCGACCGTATCATCGTCCTCAGGTGCCGGCCAGATGTGCTGGAAGCGCGCCTTGTGGCCCGCGGCTATGCGGAGGCGAAGGTGCGCGAGAATGCCGAGGCCGAGGCGCTCGACGTGATCCTTGTCGAGACTCTGGAAAACTTTGAAAGGAATGTAGTGCTTGAGATCGACACGACGACGACCGGCCCTGAGGAGGCCGCCGATCTCATCGCAGGCTTTGCCGCCGGGACTGTGCCCCCGTCCTCGGGCTCGTTCGACTGGTCGGCGTACCTGCTGGAGGGTCTATGA
- a CDS encoding histidinol-phosphate transaminase, producing the protein MQRFVRRQYAAPGGYVFAKSAEEIARENGLDRVARLASNENSFPPSDAVVAAGLAALKEGNRYPAGHPDAIFRALKAVQGDHAFIIGNGMDGVIETVVRTVVDPGDRVVVSTPTFSFYGLAAAAQGAEVVNVPREPDFSVDAGRFIEACRGAKLAFLCTPNNPTGNAVPIETVREILDGIDCLLFLDNAYIEFSDIDYRPLMKEYDTLIEGRTMSKAYSLAGLRFGYAFIPDRLLPHLDSASTPFAVNTVALAAAGAALADQAHIREAVAHVRVWRERFVAEIPLPVTPSDANFILVDVAPLTGDEAMERLAARGVIVRSCRSFPGLEDRYIRVSIGADWENELFLRGIAEL; encoded by the coding sequence ATGCAGCGCTTCGTTAGACGGCAGTACGCCGCACCCGGCGGCTACGTCTTTGCGAAGAGCGCGGAGGAGATCGCCCGCGAGAACGGCCTTGACCGTGTTGCCCGCCTGGCGAGCAACGAGAACTCCTTCCCGCCGTCTGATGCGGTGGTCGCCGCCGGCCTCGCCGCCCTGAAGGAGGGGAACCGGTATCCTGCCGGCCACCCCGACGCCATCTTCAGGGCGCTGAAGGCGGTCCAAGGCGATCACGCCTTCATCATCGGGAACGGGATGGACGGCGTGATCGAGACGGTCGTGCGGACGGTGGTCGACCCCGGCGACCGCGTCGTCGTCTCCACCCCGACATTCTCCTTCTACGGTCTTGCGGCGGCGGCGCAGGGTGCCGAAGTCGTGAACGTCCCGCGGGAACCCGACTTCTCGGTCGATGCCGGGCGCTTCATCGAGGCGTGCCGCGGCGCGAAACTCGCTTTCCTCTGCACGCCGAACAACCCGACAGGGAATGCCGTCCCCATAGAGACGGTGCGGGAGATCCTTGACGGTATCGACTGCCTCCTCTTCCTGGACAACGCCTACATCGAGTTCTCCGATATCGACTACCGTCCCCTGATGAAGGAGTACGACACTCTCATCGAGGGGCGGACCATGTCGAAGGCCTATTCCCTTGCGGGTCTGCGCTTCGGGTACGCTTTTATACCCGACCGCCTCCTCCCCCACCTTGACAGTGCGTCCACGCCCTTTGCCGTGAACACCGTCGCCCTTGCGGCGGCCGGTGCGGCCCTGGCCGATCAGGCGCACATCAGGGAGGCCGTCGCGCATGTCCGGGTGTGGAGAGAGCGGTTCGTGGCAGAGATCCCCCTGCCTGTGACGCCGTCCGACGCGAACTTTATCCTCGTCGACGTCGCACCTCTCACCGGTGATGAGGCGATGGAGCGCCTCGCCGCCCGCGGTGTGATTGTTCGGTCGTGCCGCAGTTTCCCCGGTCTTGAAGACCGCTATATCAGGGTCAGCATCGGGGCGGACTGGGAGAACGAACTGTTTCTACGCGGGATTGCAGAACTATGA
- a CDS encoding acetylornithine/succinylornithine family transaminase, producing MELTRNYRELDARYYMPAFSRTIEIVRGQGAHVWDADGKEYIDCVAGIAVCSTGHCHPAVVEAICSQAHDLIHCSNLYYVPHQAELAEKIVEISGFKNGKAFFSNSGAEANEGALKLARLATGRKKFVSFTHSFHGRTMGSLAVTFKPNIREPFEPLEPGCTFVEYGDLDALEKAVDADIAGVIVEVIQGEAGVISAPEGFLEGIRDVCDRKGALMIVDEVQTGMGRTGKWFAFQHTKAVPDIVTIAKGIASGFPMGALVAREGLEFKKSEHGSTFAGGPLACAAARATIGVIEELLPSIPEKAGRFARGLAAHNPRVHGLMIGFTLGERCPAVQAYCAEHGVLINCAADGNIRLVPPLVISDEEIDTAVGVINAALR from the coding sequence ATGGAGTTAACGCGGAATTACCGGGAACTGGATGCCCGCTATTACATGCCCGCCTTCTCGCGCACGATTGAGATCGTGCGCGGGCAGGGGGCGCATGTCTGGGACGCGGACGGGAAAGAGTATATCGACTGCGTGGCCGGGATTGCCGTCTGCAGCACGGGCCACTGCCACCCCGCGGTGGTGGAGGCGATCTGTTCGCAGGCGCATGACCTGATCCACTGCTCGAACCTCTACTATGTGCCGCACCAGGCCGAACTTGCCGAGAAGATCGTTGAGATCTCGGGCTTCAAGAACGGCAAGGCCTTCTTCTCGAACTCCGGGGCCGAGGCGAACGAGGGCGCACTGAAACTCGCCCGCCTTGCCACCGGCAGGAAGAAGTTCGTCTCTTTCACCCACAGTTTCCACGGGCGGACGATGGGGTCGCTTGCCGTCACCTTCAAACCAAATATCCGCGAGCCCTTCGAGCCCCTTGAACCGGGCTGCACCTTCGTCGAATACGGCGACCTCGATGCCCTGGAGAAGGCCGTGGACGCCGACATCGCAGGCGTGATCGTCGAGGTGATCCAGGGCGAAGCCGGCGTCATTTCTGCTCCCGAAGGTTTCCTTGAGGGTATCAGGGATGTCTGCGACCGGAAGGGCGCCCTGATGATCGTCGACGAGGTCCAGACCGGGATGGGTAGGACAGGAAAGTGGTTTGCCTTCCAGCACACGAAGGCGGTGCCGGACATCGTCACGATCGCGAAGGGTATTGCAAGCGGTTTCCCCATGGGCGCGCTTGTCGCCCGCGAGGGCCTTGAGTTCAAGAAGAGCGAGCACGGCAGCACCTTTGCCGGCGGCCCCCTCGCCTGCGCAGCGGCCAGGGCGACGATCGGTGTCATCGAAGAGCTTCTCCCGTCGATACCGGAGAAGGCCGGGCGCTTTGCCCGCGGCCTTGCCGCCCACAACCCCCGGGTGCACGGCCTCATGATCGGTTTCACCCTTGGCGAGCGCTGTCCTGCCGTGCAGGCGTACTGTGCCGAGCACGGCGTCCTGATCAACTGTGCGGCAGACGGGAACATCCGCCTGGTCCCGCCTCTGGTGATCTCGGACGAGGAGATCGACACGGCTGTCGGGGTCATCAATGCAGCGCTTCGTTAG
- the guaA gene encoding glutamine-hydrolyzing GMP synthase: MVKVEKFVETAIEEIKKEAGNEKVVVALSGGVDSSVCAMLASRAIGKNLIPIYVDTGLMRKGESERICELFCDLGLKRVNAADEFFAALKGITDPEEKRKAIGEKFVRIFEREAKATGAKYLLQGTIYPDRIESEGGIKSHHNVGGMPVDILFKKVIEPLRDLYKDEVRDVAGAVGLPAEIQHRMPFPGPGLAVRVLGEVTPEKIAVAREANAIVEEELVERYQPWQCFAALLGRGTGVKGDIRCFGWVVAIRAVNSRDGMTADPLEVPFPVLTAIAGRITSEIAEVSRVVYDITPKPPATIEYE, from the coding sequence ATGGTGAAGGTAGAGAAGTTCGTCGAGACCGCGATCGAGGAGATCAAGAAGGAGGCCGGGAACGAGAAGGTTGTCGTCGCCCTCTCCGGCGGTGTCGATTCATCGGTATGCGCCATGCTCGCAAGCCGCGCGATCGGGAAGAACCTGATCCCCATCTATGTGGACACGGGACTGATGAGGAAGGGCGAGAGCGAGCGGATCTGCGAACTCTTCTGCGACCTCGGGTTGAAGAGGGTCAATGCAGCGGACGAGTTCTTCGCGGCGCTGAAGGGGATCACCGACCCCGAAGAGAAGAGAAAGGCCATCGGCGAGAAGTTTGTCAGGATCTTCGAGCGCGAGGCAAAGGCGACGGGTGCGAAGTACCTCCTGCAGGGGACGATCTACCCTGACAGGATCGAGAGCGAGGGCGGGATCAAGAGCCACCACAATGTCGGCGGCATGCCTGTCGACATCCTCTTCAAAAAGGTCATAGAGCCCCTCCGCGATCTGTACAAGGACGAGGTGCGGGACGTTGCCGGTGCCGTCGGCCTGCCGGCCGAGATCCAGCACAGGATGCCCTTCCCCGGTCCTGGCCTTGCGGTCCGCGTCCTCGGCGAGGTCACGCCCGAGAAGATCGCGGTCGCCCGCGAGGCGAACGCCATCGTCGAGGAGGAACTGGTGGAGCGCTACCAGCCGTGGCAGTGCTTCGCCGCCCTCCTCGGCCGGGGGACCGGCGTCAAGGGCGACATCAGGTGCTTCGGCTGGGTCGTCGCCATCAGGGCGGTGAACTCCCGCGACGGCATGACTGCCGACCCGCTGGAAGTGCCGTTCCCGGTGCTCACCGCGATCGCGGGACGGATCACCTCGGAGATCGCCGAGGTCTCCAGGGTCGTCTACGACATCACCCCCAAGCCCCCTGCGACCATCGAATACGAGTGA
- a CDS encoding CTP synthase, with amino-acid sequence MKYIFVTGGVMSGLGKGITAASIGRILKNRGYQVTAIKIDPYLNIDAGTMNPAQHGEVFVLSDGGEVDLDLGNYERFLDIELTRPHNITTGKIYKTVIEKERHGDFLGSTVQIIPHITDEIKGHIAKTAEAFENHGHKAEVCLVEVGGTVGDIESMPFLEAVRQMRGEFPAQDTALVHVTLVPADTMGDLKTKPTQHSVKALRELGLRPDIIVCRSDRVLPGHSRRKISDFCDVPISAVISAADAPDIYQVPMELEKEGVANVILDTLGLEKRGVDSEWYHTVTAEYTNRATIGIVTKYGIEDVYLSIKEALKHAGRALSTEVRIRWLDAETFDDHDLAELDGILVPGGFGSRGVPGKIRAIQYAREHQIPFLGICLGFQMAVVEFARDVLGYQDAISEEFGPGTHVIALLPEQEEVKDLGGTMRLGNCQVDVATGTTAWDLYGKTGIIERHRHRYEVNPDYIEEITKAGLVFSGKNGNRMEILELPGHPFFFATQFHPEFRSRPTRPSPPYLGFVNACKENKEIKQ; translated from the coding sequence TTGAAGTATATATTCGTTACTGGCGGCGTAATGAGCGGCCTTGGCAAAGGCATTACTGCGGCATCGATCGGGAGGATCCTCAAGAACCGGGGCTACCAGGTCACGGCCATCAAGATCGATCCCTACCTGAACATCGATGCAGGGACGATGAACCCCGCCCAGCACGGCGAGGTCTTCGTGCTCAGCGACGGCGGCGAAGTCGACCTCGACCTCGGCAACTACGAGCGGTTTCTCGACATCGAACTGACGCGGCCCCACAACATCACGACCGGGAAGATTTACAAGACTGTTATCGAGAAAGAGCGTCACGGCGACTTCCTCGGCAGCACGGTCCAGATCATCCCGCACATCACCGACGAGATCAAGGGCCACATCGCAAAGACTGCCGAGGCCTTTGAAAACCACGGTCACAAGGCCGAGGTCTGCCTCGTCGAAGTCGGCGGGACTGTCGGCGATATCGAGAGCATGCCGTTTCTGGAAGCGGTGCGGCAGATGCGCGGCGAGTTCCCGGCACAGGACACCGCGCTCGTCCACGTGACCCTGGTCCCGGCAGACACGATGGGCGACCTCAAGACCAAACCGACCCAGCACTCGGTCAAGGCGCTGCGCGAACTCGGTCTGCGGCCAGACATCATCGTCTGCAGGAGCGACCGCGTCCTGCCAGGCCATTCCAGGCGGAAGATCTCCGACTTCTGCGATGTCCCGATCAGCGCGGTCATCAGCGCCGCGGACGCACCCGACATCTACCAGGTGCCGATGGAGCTTGAGAAAGAGGGGGTCGCAAACGTCATCCTCGACACCCTCGGCCTGGAGAAGCGCGGCGTGGACTCCGAGTGGTATCACACGGTGACGGCCGAGTACACGAACAGGGCGACGATCGGGATCGTGACCAAGTACGGGATCGAGGACGTCTATCTCTCGATCAAGGAGGCGCTGAAGCATGCCGGCCGCGCCCTCTCGACAGAGGTGCGGATCCGGTGGCTGGACGCCGAGACCTTCGACGATCACGACCTTGCCGAACTCGACGGCATCCTTGTGCCGGGTGGGTTCGGTTCGCGGGGCGTCCCCGGCAAGATCCGCGCCATCCAGTATGCCCGGGAGCACCAGATCCCCTTCCTGGGGATCTGCCTCGGTTTCCAGATGGCAGTCGTCGAGTTCGCCCGTGACGTGCTCGGTTACCAGGACGCTATCTCCGAGGAGTTCGGGCCTGGTACGCATGTCATCGCTCTCCTGCCCGAGCAGGAAGAGGTGAAAGACCTCGGCGGGACAATGCGCCTTGGCAACTGCCAGGTCGATGTGGCGACCGGCACGACGGCCTGGGATCTCTATGGGAAGACAGGGATCATCGAGCGCCACCGCCACCGGTACGAGGTGAACCCCGACTATATCGAGGAGATCACAAAGGCGGGACTGGTCTTCTCCGGCAAGAACGGGAACAGGATGGAGATCCTGGAACTGCCTGGCCACCCGTTCTTCTTTGCGACCCAGTTCCATCCTGAATTCAGGTCGAGACCGACACGGCCGTCGCCGCCGTACCTCGGATTTGTGAACGCGTGCAAGGAAAATAAAGAGATAAAACAGTAG
- a CDS encoding PaaI family thioesterase — MPETVPVLIMGYLQEIAAKGRMANPFFVLMGIDVISFGGGETVLSMTVRPEMHNGAGWLQGGIYTALADEAMALALTTLLDEGEHIATISETTQYFKGVRDGTVRATGRVVRKGHAVAFAEGAIIGADGTVLARTTASFAVMGQKS; from the coding sequence ATGCCGGAGACGGTCCCAGTCCTGATCATGGGTTATCTCCAGGAGATCGCGGCAAAAGGGCGGATGGCAAATCCGTTTTTTGTTCTGATGGGCATCGACGTCATATCTTTCGGTGGAGGCGAGACCGTGCTCTCGATGACGGTGCGGCCCGAGATGCACAACGGTGCGGGATGGTTGCAGGGCGGCATCTACACCGCCCTTGCCGACGAGGCGATGGCACTTGCCCTCACCACCCTCCTCGACGAAGGCGAGCATATCGCCACGATCTCCGAGACGACGCAGTATTTCAAGGGGGTGCGGGACGGCACCGTCAGGGCAACGGGCCGTGTCGTCAGAAAAGGTCATGCCGTCGCCTTTGCCGAAGGGGCGATCATCGGCGCCGACGGTACCGTGCTCGCGCGGACGACCGCCTCCTTTGCGGTCATGGGACAAAAGTCCTGA
- a CDS encoding DJ-1/PfpI family protein, giving the protein MKLVLAIAPDRFRDEELFVPQKACTVASVETVIASTKTGTCEGMLGGAAEATVTFAEVAHEAYDGIVIAGGIGSQDFLWGNNDLIGLVQAFAAEGKVVAAICLSPVVLARAGVLKGKKATVFNSPRSASEIRQGGATLTDEAVVVDGQVVTANGPFASEAFAAAILSLLSP; this is encoded by the coding sequence ATGAAACTCGTACTCGCCATTGCACCGGATAGATTCCGCGATGAAGAACTCTTCGTCCCGCAGAAGGCATGCACCGTGGCCAGCGTGGAGACCGTCATCGCCTCGACAAAGACCGGCACCTGCGAAGGGATGCTCGGCGGTGCGGCCGAAGCGACGGTGACTTTTGCAGAGGTCGCACATGAGGCGTATGACGGGATCGTCATCGCCGGCGGCATCGGGTCTCAGGACTTTCTCTGGGGCAACAACGACCTGATCGGGCTCGTGCAGGCCTTCGCCGCCGAGGGCAAGGTCGTCGCCGCGATCTGTCTCTCCCCGGTCGTCCTCGCCCGTGCAGGCGTGCTAAAGGGCAAGAAAGCGACCGTCTTCAACAGCCCGAGATCGGCCAGCGAGATCAGACAGGGCGGCGCGACGCTCACGGACGAGGCCGTCGTTGTCGACGGGCAGGTCGTCACGGCAAACGGCCCCTTTGCCTCGGAGGCATTCGCCGCAGCGATCCTTTCCCTCCTCTCCCCCTGA